Proteins from a genomic interval of Brucella intermedia LMG 3301:
- a CDS encoding isopenicillin N synthase family dioxygenase, with protein sequence MTIHTTPINLPLLDLSRFNGSAEERGSFIEELRRTLHDHGFFYLTGHDVDPKLVEDVVSTAKKFFALPAEEKLKIEMVKSPHFRGYNRAGFERTRGQQDWREQLDINTESEPAVIGSDSPAWKRLIGPNQWPDALPELKPLLLAYQAEVTRVGIDILKAIAAALGQPEDFFAQIYEPHPSQLLKIIRYPGRDVAESEQGVGAHKDGGFVTVLLQDVVPGLRVQREDGEWIDAPPVPGTFVINTGELLELATNGFVRADVHGVVAPPAGVERFSVAFFLGARYDATIPVIDLPEELKTKERGVTVDALNPIFREVGANNLKSRLRSHPDVARAHHADLLTPEQLAERTPGSAY encoded by the coding sequence ATGACCATACATACCACGCCGATCAACCTGCCTTTGCTTGATCTGTCCCGTTTCAACGGAAGTGCGGAGGAGCGCGGCAGCTTTATTGAAGAATTGCGCCGGACGCTTCACGACCACGGTTTTTTCTATCTTACGGGCCACGACGTCGATCCAAAACTCGTGGAAGACGTAGTAAGTACGGCGAAGAAGTTCTTCGCACTGCCCGCGGAAGAAAAGCTGAAGATCGAAATGGTGAAGTCGCCCCATTTTCGAGGCTACAATCGAGCTGGCTTTGAACGGACACGCGGCCAGCAGGACTGGCGTGAACAGCTGGATATCAACACTGAATCGGAGCCCGCCGTAATTGGTTCGGACAGCCCGGCGTGGAAGCGACTGATCGGCCCGAACCAATGGCCGGATGCGTTGCCGGAACTCAAGCCGTTGCTGCTTGCCTATCAGGCCGAGGTGACGCGTGTCGGCATCGACATTCTGAAAGCCATCGCTGCTGCATTGGGACAGCCGGAAGACTTTTTCGCCCAGATTTACGAACCGCATCCGTCTCAGCTCTTGAAGATCATTCGTTATCCGGGCCGCGATGTGGCGGAAAGCGAACAAGGGGTGGGTGCCCATAAGGATGGTGGCTTCGTTACCGTCCTCCTGCAGGATGTTGTTCCCGGTTTGAGGGTTCAACGCGAAGACGGCGAATGGATCGATGCGCCTCCAGTCCCAGGCACCTTTGTCATCAATACCGGGGAACTGCTTGAGCTTGCCACGAACGGATTCGTGCGGGCGGATGTACACGGCGTCGTCGCGCCGCCAGCAGGTGTTGAACGCTTCTCAGTCGCGTTCTTCCTTGGCGCTCGTTACGATGCGACTATTCCGGTTATCGATTTGCCGGAGGAGTTGAAGACCAAGGAACGCGGCGTGACTGTGGACGCGCTTAATCCGATCTTCCGCGAGGTAGGTGCAAATAATCTCAAAAGTCGCCTCCGGTCGCATCCGGATGTCGCACGTGCCCATCACGCGGATTTGCTGACTCCCGAACAGTTGGCAGAACGCACGCCGGGATCGGCATACTGA
- a CDS encoding methionine ABC transporter permease, whose amino-acid sequence MLSDLLPPALAGLLLESLRQTAIMVAASAVLSTLIGLPLGVALVVTGHGQFLERPAFNRIAGTIVNLVRSTPFIILMVAIIPLTRLIAGTTVGTYAAIVPLTVAIVPLYARLAETAMREVDQSLIEAAESMGATPIQIIFKVLLPEALPGIIAGQTVTLVSLVGYSAMAGTVGGGGLGDLGIRFGYQRFMPEVMIAVVIILVAIVQSIQITGDYAARLVNHRVARSRRSR is encoded by the coding sequence ATGTTGTCCGATCTGCTTCCCCCGGCGCTCGCCGGGCTCTTGCTTGAATCGCTGAGGCAGACGGCCATTATGGTGGCCGCATCAGCTGTCCTGTCCACTTTGATCGGCCTACCGCTGGGCGTCGCGCTGGTTGTTACCGGCCACGGCCAGTTTCTTGAACGACCGGCTTTTAACCGCATAGCAGGCACGATCGTCAATCTGGTTCGATCCACGCCGTTCATCATCCTGATGGTGGCGATCATTCCCCTGACGCGCCTGATTGCTGGAACCACGGTTGGCACCTATGCAGCCATCGTTCCTCTGACAGTGGCAATCGTACCCTTATACGCGCGACTAGCGGAAACGGCGATGCGTGAAGTAGACCAAAGCCTGATCGAGGCTGCGGAAAGCATGGGCGCGACGCCTATCCAGATCATCTTCAAGGTGCTGCTGCCAGAGGCGCTGCCGGGGATTATTGCCGGGCAAACGGTTACCCTTGTCAGCCTTGTCGGATACTCGGCGATGGCAGGAACGGTCGGCGGCGGTGGCTTGGGCGATCTCGGAATTCGTTTCGGATATCAACGCTTCATGCCGGAAGTCATGATCGCCGTTGTCATCATTCTGGTTGCAATCGTGCAATCCATTCAGATTACCGGCGATTATGCCGCTCGCCTTGTCAATCACCGCGTGGCCCGCAGCCGTCGCTCGCGCTAA
- a CDS encoding methionine ABC transporter ATP-binding protein gives MNVLVRSENMSNTALGDVTSPLSIIDIRSLTKTYDEKAGPVIDNVSLQIEKGTIHGIIGRSGAGKSTLVRCLNGLVHPSDGKVFVSGREITTLRQEELRQVRREVSMIFQHFSLLSSRTAYGNVALPLELAGIDRKTIKSRVNDLLELVGLKEKAGAYPSELSGGQKQRVGIARALALEPSVLLSDEATSALDPETTEQILSLLKDINRRLGLTIVLITHEMEVVRDIADYVTVLDGGRVVESGPTFDVFAFPQSPTARSFLASIVAHDLPAEVSRRLLPEPVAGSDPVLRIVFAGDAAHAPVVATLVQRFGINPNILHGRIDYICGKPLGIMTLVAEHGPADLAAVRSYLSSLNLHGEVIGHVVRSASPGARRALA, from the coding sequence ATGAATGTGCTCGTACGCAGCGAAAATATGTCGAATACGGCACTGGGTGATGTGACATCACCACTGTCGATCATCGACATACGTTCGCTGACAAAGACCTATGACGAGAAGGCTGGTCCGGTCATCGACAATGTTTCGCTTCAGATTGAAAAGGGAACCATTCACGGTATCATTGGCCGCTCAGGTGCAGGGAAGAGTACGCTGGTCCGTTGCCTGAACGGACTGGTGCATCCAAGCGATGGGAAAGTCTTTGTTTCGGGCCGTGAGATCACAACCCTCCGGCAAGAAGAACTACGGCAGGTCAGGCGTGAAGTATCAATGATATTTCAGCATTTTAGCCTCCTTTCCTCGCGAACTGCTTATGGTAATGTAGCTCTACCGTTGGAACTCGCCGGTATTGATCGGAAAACTATAAAATCGCGTGTTAACGATCTGCTTGAGTTGGTGGGCCTCAAGGAAAAGGCTGGTGCTTATCCATCGGAACTGTCAGGCGGTCAGAAGCAGCGTGTCGGCATAGCGCGGGCATTGGCTCTGGAGCCCAGCGTCCTGCTATCCGATGAGGCTACCTCAGCGCTTGATCCCGAAACCACGGAACAAATTCTTTCTTTATTGAAAGACATCAATCGACGCCTCGGCCTGACGATTGTGCTTATTACGCATGAAATGGAGGTAGTACGCGACATCGCTGACTATGTGACGGTTCTCGATGGCGGCAGGGTCGTTGAAAGTGGCCCGACTTTCGATGTTTTCGCTTTTCCGCAATCCCCAACCGCCCGGTCATTTCTGGCAAGCATTGTTGCTCATGATCTTCCGGCGGAAGTGTCTCGGCGGCTACTGCCGGAACCTGTAGCGGGATCGGATCCCGTTCTGCGTATCGTGTTCGCCGGTGATGCCGCCCACGCGCCTGTCGTTGCAACGCTTGTGCAGCGTTTCGGGATAAATCCGAACATACTGCATGGACGTATAGATTATATTTGCGGCAAACCTCTGGGCATCATGACGCTTGTCGCTGAGCACGGTCCGGCTGATCTTGCCGCTGTCCGAAGCTATCTTTCTTCACTCAATCTTCATGGAGAGGTTATCGGCCATGTTGTCCGATCTGCTTCCCCCGGCGCTCGCCGGGCTCTTGCTTGA
- a CDS encoding MetQ/NlpA family ABC transporter substrate-binding protein: MHPVSLLRGAVSAALFSVLVASPAFADKIRFGVTSGPHAEIAEALAPVAKAKGLEIEIVEFSDGALIDPATNDGDLDANGFQHTPYFDQQNKDRGLSLVAVGGRTVLLPMAGYSHKYKSLGELPEGAQISIPNDPSNAGRALKLLEAGGVLKLTPGVTFNATELDIVDNPKKVKIIPMETAQLPRSLEDVDFSVITSHFALSAGLVPSRDAILIEDQLSDYFCLLAVAEKNKDAPWVQTLIESYKSPDVKAFIEKKFGGNIIAGW, translated from the coding sequence ATGCATCCAGTTTCATTGTTGCGCGGAGCTGTTTCCGCAGCACTCTTTTCCGTACTCGTCGCTTCACCTGCATTTGCGGACAAAATCCGTTTCGGCGTGACTTCTGGTCCACATGCGGAAATCGCCGAAGCACTGGCACCCGTCGCCAAGGCAAAGGGATTGGAAATAGAGATTGTGGAGTTCTCGGACGGCGCACTGATCGACCCGGCAACGAATGATGGTGATCTCGACGCCAATGGCTTCCAGCATACGCCTTATTTCGACCAGCAGAACAAGGATCGAGGTCTCAGCCTTGTTGCCGTCGGCGGTCGTACTGTGCTGTTGCCGATGGCCGGATATTCGCACAAATATAAATCACTTGGCGAACTGCCGGAGGGGGCACAGATTTCGATTCCCAATGATCCCAGCAATGCGGGTCGTGCCCTGAAACTTCTCGAGGCGGGGGGCGTTCTCAAGCTCACACCGGGGGTGACTTTCAACGCAACCGAACTCGATATCGTTGATAATCCGAAGAAGGTCAAAATTATTCCAATGGAAACGGCCCAGCTTCCCCGGTCGCTGGAAGACGTGGATTTTTCCGTTATCACTTCGCATTTCGCGCTGAGTGCCGGGCTGGTGCCGAGCCGTGATGCGATTTTGATTGAAGATCAGCTATCCGATTATTTCTGCCTGCTTGCTGTCGCGGAAAAGAACAAGGATGCGCCCTGGGTCCAGACGCTAATCGAATCCTATAAGTCCCCCGACGTCAAAGCGTTCATCGAGAAGAAATTCGGCGGCAACATCATAGCGGGTTGGTGA
- a CDS encoding aminotransferase, with product MVSPIFGEAGTSIFEAMSRLSVERGAINLGQGFPEGFEPTELLDAAALALRETSQQYPPMMGLPVLRQAVAENTRRFLGLDIDWEKEVLVTSGATEALADTFLGHLNTGDEVILFEPAYDAYATLIRRAGGTVVPVRLKPPLWELPREELAKVISPRTRLIVVNTPMNPVGKIFDLDELEFLADLAIKHDLLIVSDEVYEHLVFDERPFHSLWGVEKIRDRVVRIGSAGKSFSLTGWKVGYVTASEATLAPIARAHQYVTFTTPPALQTAVAVGLSLPDSYFTGLRAALASRRDLLVEGLKSAGFEVADVPATYFAVADIRALDSGDDDLDFCRRLTLEAGVTPVPISSFYGARDVRSHVRFCFAKREETLQEASSRLAQWNNERKRRAA from the coding sequence ATGGTTAGCCCGATATTCGGTGAGGCGGGAACGTCGATTTTCGAGGCGATGTCGCGGCTTTCCGTTGAGCGCGGAGCTATTAATCTGGGACAGGGTTTCCCGGAAGGCTTTGAGCCAACTGAACTCCTTGACGCTGCTGCCCTCGCTCTTCGTGAAACTTCACAACAGTACCCACCCATGATGGGCCTGCCCGTCCTCCGTCAGGCGGTTGCAGAAAACACGAGACGTTTTCTTGGCCTCGACATTGACTGGGAAAAGGAAGTCCTCGTCACTTCCGGCGCTACGGAAGCGCTAGCCGATACGTTTCTCGGGCATCTGAACACGGGCGACGAGGTAATTCTGTTCGAGCCAGCTTACGATGCTTATGCAACGCTTATTCGTCGTGCAGGAGGAACGGTGGTCCCGGTACGGTTGAAGCCGCCTCTGTGGGAACTACCGCGTGAGGAGTTGGCGAAAGTCATCTCTCCACGGACGAGGCTGATTGTCGTCAACACGCCGATGAACCCGGTAGGCAAAATATTCGATCTCGATGAATTGGAGTTTCTCGCCGATCTCGCCATCAAGCATGATCTCCTGATTGTATCGGACGAGGTCTACGAGCATCTCGTCTTCGATGAAAGGCCGTTTCATTCCTTATGGGGCGTTGAAAAAATACGTGACCGTGTGGTGCGTATCGGCTCTGCTGGAAAAAGCTTTTCCCTGACGGGTTGGAAGGTTGGTTATGTGACCGCTTCCGAGGCGACTCTTGCGCCAATTGCCCGTGCGCATCAGTATGTAACTTTTACCACGCCCCCGGCTTTGCAAACGGCAGTGGCGGTAGGGTTAAGCTTGCCGGACAGTTATTTCACCGGCCTTCGTGCGGCGCTGGCATCGCGGAGAGACCTTCTGGTCGAAGGGCTGAAATCTGCGGGGTTCGAGGTCGCCGATGTACCAGCCACCTATTTTGCTGTGGCGGACATACGAGCACTTGATAGCGGAGACGATGATCTCGATTTCTGCCGACGTTTGACGCTTGAAGCAGGCGTAACACCTGTGCCCATCTCGTCCTTCTACGGTGCGCGCGATGTGCGCAGCCATGTGCGTTTCTGTTTCGCGAAGCGCGAAGAAACGCTGCAGGAAGCCAGTTCAAGGCTGGCACAGTGGAACAATGAACGCAAACGGCGCGCTGCGTAA
- a CDS encoding glycosyl transferase family protein, whose product MSGKEAKTQQQTAKGENESLRLGQLRLLIALDALLVEGSVGGAAKQMGLSIAAMSRLLGQIREKFNDPILVRSGRNMVATPKAEALRARLRRLANEAEALLNLDLAEVPKSSCTGHHGWNRSAIVAPPPLGIRKVVELENHPTPEQLAAQFADIQGENDPIRRLAKYIAVVGRKAGHTRPLEMSEAEDAFTTIFTGNADPMQISALLRLIHYRGETAPELAGMARAARRIYSADAGLNMPALDWPAYLSPNSMQSPWFMLSALLVARAGFPVVLHGNCGTGEISGKLEIAAEAINLPIATSHSLAKDALRAHGICFMPMAGFAPQIHALMALYPLFESRSSMNSLVHLLNPMNLKASFLGVTQPAYRKLHRDAGALLGLPSISVVSTSRDVAELVPHRAHTVHRLLDGREIDLLLPTLSRESGDKHSNFSSFEYWYGVWSGAAVDKRAENTIVATAAMGMMTAASADNESYTLFFDKAGELWRNRHSQTAG is encoded by the coding sequence ATGTCGGGCAAGGAAGCGAAAACGCAGCAGCAAACGGCGAAAGGTGAGAACGAAAGCCTTCGCTTGGGACAATTACGCCTGCTGATCGCTCTTGATGCACTTCTTGTGGAGGGCAGTGTTGGCGGCGCTGCAAAGCAGATGGGGTTGAGCATTGCGGCGATGAGTCGGCTGCTTGGCCAGATCCGCGAGAAGTTTAACGACCCCATTCTGGTTCGCTCGGGACGTAACATGGTGGCTACGCCGAAAGCCGAAGCGTTGCGTGCGCGTTTGCGACGCCTTGCGAATGAAGCTGAAGCACTCCTCAATTTGGATCTCGCCGAAGTGCCGAAATCCAGTTGCACCGGCCATCATGGCTGGAACCGAAGCGCCATCGTCGCACCGCCGCCGCTCGGTATCCGTAAGGTGGTCGAGCTTGAAAACCACCCCACGCCGGAACAGCTTGCGGCGCAGTTCGCGGACATCCAGGGCGAAAATGATCCAATCAGGAGGCTTGCAAAATATATCGCTGTGGTAGGGCGAAAAGCCGGGCACACCCGCCCGCTGGAAATGTCCGAAGCCGAGGATGCTTTCACGACGATTTTCACAGGGAATGCCGATCCGATGCAGATCAGTGCATTACTACGGCTTATTCACTACCGTGGAGAAACTGCACCGGAACTGGCTGGCATGGCGCGGGCGGCAAGAAGAATTTACTCAGCCGACGCCGGACTGAATATGCCTGCACTGGATTGGCCAGCCTATCTGTCGCCCAATTCCATGCAATCACCGTGGTTCATGCTTTCGGCATTGCTGGTCGCCCGGGCTGGCTTTCCGGTTGTCCTGCACGGAAACTGCGGTACCGGCGAGATATCGGGCAAGCTTGAGATCGCTGCCGAAGCTATCAATCTTCCGATCGCGACATCACACTCTCTGGCGAAAGATGCATTGAGAGCACATGGCATATGCTTCATGCCTATGGCCGGTTTCGCTCCTCAGATCCATGCGCTGATGGCGCTCTATCCCCTGTTCGAGTCGCGTTCATCGATGAACAGCCTCGTTCATCTGCTTAATCCGATGAACCTCAAGGCATCTTTCCTTGGGGTTACCCAACCCGCATATCGCAAATTGCATCGCGATGCAGGTGCGCTTCTTGGCTTGCCGTCGATCTCGGTTGTTTCGACCAGCCGCGATGTTGCGGAACTGGTTCCACACAGGGCCCATACCGTCCACAGACTTCTGGACGGTCGTGAAATAGATCTGCTGCTTCCCACACTATCCAGAGAGAGCGGAGACAAGCATTCGAACTTCAGCTCATTTGAATACTGGTATGGCGTCTGGTCCGGTGCGGCCGTGGACAAGCGCGCAGAAAATACAATCGTTGCCACCGCTGCCATGGGGATGATGACGGCAGCATCCGCCGACAATGAAAGCTATACGCTGTTCTTCGACAAGGCTGGAGAACTCTGGCGCAATCGGCATAGCCAAACGGCAGGATGA
- a CDS encoding TonB-dependent receptor domain-containing protein codes for MAGKPLVYRAILAGTCLSTALLLSEAVANAQTATKAKEEASSEASAKKKAAEAAVETGADGAVKLKQIVVTATGFEQNITDAPASITVIPGEELEKGVYRDLTDALKDVQGVAVTGPAAEKDIFIRGLPGSYTLLLVDGKRQSTRDARTNGNSGFEQSFLPPANAIERIEVIRGPMSSLYGSDAMGGVINVITKKVSDTWSGSFSVDGTVQQHSKFGNSLQGSYYMTGPLVPNLVGVQLWGRGLKRQEDNIVSGTPEQKDIDITGRVTITPNEDHDIMLELGKTRLRRDSTVGNTAASGSDSYNYNDRDHWSISHTGRWGPTTSEFSFQQEWAERTNFNWDKKTKSYVENLRSPHIRNSVLDGKFTTPFEFYGNHTLVTGGQFMQSVLTDQNPGRRTGLDEEFSVRQWALFAEDEWWITPDFALTGGLRMDDHEIYGSHFSPRGYAVWHATEQLTFKGGISTGFRAPELRTIAPGYAYTTGGAGCSYGPNGTCGVIIGDPDLQPEKSTSYEASVLWDNQSGLRLGATYFYTDFKDKISNALITDANGDPVRWSEDPNYRLWYSFNIDEAVMQGVELTFNWEATDTITLRGNYTYTDSEQQTGDYKGLPLARTPKHMASLRADWITPVEGLSAWAAGNYHGEETNAGARIGTAGEPVYRNGKVVARKYKPYATFDIGGSYDFSENVTLNAAVYNIFDKKVDVDDFNSVVDGRRLWVGMTSRF; via the coding sequence ATGGCTGGCAAACCGCTCGTGTACCGGGCGATCCTTGCGGGCACGTGTCTTTCCACAGCGCTGCTTTTGAGCGAAGCGGTTGCGAACGCGCAAACCGCGACCAAGGCCAAAGAAGAAGCATCTTCCGAGGCGAGCGCCAAGAAAAAGGCAGCGGAAGCAGCCGTCGAGACGGGTGCTGACGGAGCCGTCAAACTCAAACAAATCGTTGTCACGGCGACCGGGTTCGAACAGAACATCACCGACGCGCCCGCAAGTATCACCGTGATTCCCGGAGAAGAGCTGGAAAAAGGCGTCTATCGCGATCTGACGGACGCTCTAAAAGATGTGCAAGGCGTAGCTGTAACCGGTCCCGCGGCTGAAAAGGACATCTTCATTCGCGGTCTTCCCGGCTCTTACACGCTGCTTCTGGTAGACGGCAAACGGCAGAGCACCCGCGACGCCCGCACCAACGGCAATTCCGGTTTCGAACAGAGCTTCCTGCCACCGGCGAACGCCATTGAACGGATCGAAGTCATTCGCGGCCCGATGTCCTCGCTTTACGGATCGGACGCCATGGGCGGTGTTATCAACGTGATCACCAAAAAGGTGTCGGACACGTGGAGCGGCTCTTTCTCGGTCGACGGCACGGTACAGCAGCACTCCAAATTCGGAAACTCATTGCAAGGCTCCTACTATATGACCGGGCCGCTGGTTCCCAATCTTGTAGGCGTTCAGCTCTGGGGGCGTGGTCTCAAGCGGCAGGAAGACAATATCGTCAGCGGCACGCCTGAGCAGAAGGATATCGACATCACGGGACGTGTCACGATCACGCCGAATGAAGATCACGATATCATGCTCGAATTGGGAAAGACGCGCCTTCGCCGCGACTCCACCGTTGGCAATACGGCAGCGTCGGGTTCGGACTCCTACAACTACAATGATCGCGATCATTGGTCTATCAGCCACACCGGCCGCTGGGGTCCGACAACATCGGAGTTCTCGTTCCAGCAGGAATGGGCGGAGCGCACCAATTTCAACTGGGACAAGAAGACGAAGAGCTATGTCGAGAATCTACGTTCTCCGCACATCCGCAACTCTGTGCTCGATGGCAAGTTCACGACGCCGTTTGAATTCTACGGAAATCACACCCTGGTAACAGGTGGGCAGTTCATGCAATCGGTGCTCACCGATCAAAACCCGGGACGCCGCACCGGTCTGGACGAGGAATTCAGTGTCCGCCAGTGGGCGCTCTTTGCCGAAGACGAATGGTGGATCACCCCGGACTTCGCCCTGACGGGTGGCCTGCGCATGGATGACCATGAGATTTATGGATCGCATTTCAGCCCGCGCGGCTATGCCGTCTGGCACGCAACTGAACAGTTGACGTTCAAGGGCGGCATCTCCACAGGTTTCCGCGCACCAGAACTGCGCACTATCGCCCCGGGATACGCTTATACGACGGGCGGGGCGGGATGCTCATACGGTCCTAACGGCACCTGTGGCGTGATCATCGGCGATCCGGACCTGCAGCCAGAAAAGAGCACGAGCTATGAAGCGAGTGTTCTCTGGGACAATCAGTCCGGCCTTCGTCTGGGCGCAACGTATTTCTACACGGATTTCAAGGACAAGATCAGCAATGCATTGATCACGGATGCGAACGGTGATCCTGTTCGCTGGAGCGAAGATCCCAATTATCGCCTCTGGTACAGCTTCAATATCGATGAAGCCGTGATGCAGGGTGTGGAACTCACCTTCAACTGGGAAGCAACCGACACGATCACCTTACGCGGTAACTATACCTACACCGACTCCGAACAGCAGACGGGTGATTACAAGGGCTTGCCTCTGGCACGCACGCCGAAGCACATGGCGAGCCTGCGTGCGGACTGGATAACGCCGGTTGAAGGCCTGAGCGCATGGGCAGCCGGTAACTACCACGGCGAAGAAACCAATGCGGGCGCGCGTATCGGAACAGCCGGCGAACCGGTTTACAGAAACGGCAAGGTGGTCGCCCGTAAATACAAGCCCTATGCGACCTTCGATATTGGCGGGTCTTATGACTTCAGCGAGAATGTCACCTTGAATGCCGCCGTTTACAACATCTTCGACAAGAAGGTGGACGTGGATGACTTCAATTCAGTCGTCGATGGGCGTCGTCTCTGGGTCGGAATGACTTCCCGCTTCTAG
- a CDS encoding alpha/beta hydrolase has product MSVVTMIVKWVCLTMTGILTASTVQAAEPVTSSFDMEANGIAYRIFTAAPKGAAPEGGYPVIYMIDGNRTLPIAAKRMAENPALKAVVVGIGYPTDNPEEIVRLRYFDLTPPTRDDLIPVHFNVPKTGGREAFFNFIENQVKPEIEKRFNIDKDRQALFGHSLGGLFTLYALFNHPASFQSYSAADPSIWWNDRSILKDKDQFVTSSKDSPRPIRLLIETSGKRGNRPGQTKQDDDRLKKLRGGPSGADIFKELSELPQMDAAFRRFENESHGSMIPLTVEDSLDFILLGKAPIVKNN; this is encoded by the coding sequence ATGAGCGTAGTGACGATGATCGTAAAATGGGTGTGCCTGACAATGACGGGGATACTTACCGCTTCAACCGTGCAAGCTGCCGAGCCTGTCACTTCGTCGTTTGACATGGAGGCCAATGGCATTGCCTATCGTATATTCACTGCTGCCCCCAAAGGTGCGGCACCCGAAGGCGGTTACCCGGTTATATACATGATTGACGGCAATCGCACGTTGCCGATTGCTGCAAAACGTATGGCGGAAAACCCAGCATTGAAAGCTGTCGTTGTCGGCATCGGCTACCCCACCGACAATCCGGAAGAAATTGTCCGGCTGAGATATTTCGACCTCACCCCTCCCACGCGCGATGATCTGATCCCGGTTCACTTCAATGTACCGAAGACAGGAGGACGAGAGGCCTTCTTCAACTTCATCGAAAATCAGGTGAAGCCTGAGATCGAAAAGCGTTTCAACATCGACAAAGACCGGCAGGCTTTGTTCGGGCACTCTCTGGGCGGGTTGTTTACACTATATGCCCTGTTCAACCACCCGGCTTCCTTCCAGAGTTATAGTGCAGCAGACCCATCGATCTGGTGGAATGACCGCTCAATTTTGAAAGATAAGGATCAGTTCGTCACGAGTTCCAAGGATAGCCCTCGCCCCATCCGCTTGCTTATAGAAACCTCGGGCAAACGTGGTAACCGGCCTGGCCAGACGAAGCAGGATGATGACCGGTTGAAGAAACTGCGCGGCGGGCCCTCTGGTGCGGATATCTTCAAGGAGCTTTCTGAACTGCCGCAAATGGATGCAGCATTCCGTCGTTTTGAAAATGAGAGCCACGGATCAATGATACCGTTAACGGTAGAAGACAGCCTCGATTTCATCCTGCTCGGAAAAGCTCCCATCGTCAAAAACAACTGA
- a CDS encoding siderophore ABC transporter substrate-binding protein yields MKGSNTMLNIAQQVSRLCGAAVVALGVAASANAADLTVKHAQGETAVPASPTKVLVFDLGTLDNLDRLGVKVTGVPSGISFPEYMKKYQGDEYVKIGTLFEPDYEAVNAAEPDLIIVAGRSAAKYGELSKIAPTIDLTTNAKNFIVDTEANVEKLGQIFGKEAKAKAEVEKLDAALAALKEKAANKGTGLLILTSGGKISAYGPGSRFGVLHESFGVKPAAPDLSTGNHGQPASSEFILETNPDWLFVIDRDAAIGREGNSAKQVLDNDLVRQTNAWKKDQVVYLNAQNWYLVGGGLGALHGTVDQLSQAFDKAK; encoded by the coding sequence ATGAAAGGATCGAACACCATGCTGAATATCGCTCAACAGGTTTCCCGCTTGTGTGGTGCCGCTGTCGTGGCACTTGGCGTCGCTGCATCTGCAAATGCCGCGGATTTGACCGTCAAGCATGCCCAAGGTGAAACAGCGGTTCCAGCCTCACCGACAAAAGTACTGGTTTTCGATCTTGGCACCCTCGACAATCTTGACCGTCTCGGCGTCAAAGTAACCGGCGTTCCCAGCGGCATATCGTTTCCTGAATATATGAAGAAATATCAGGGCGATGAATACGTAAAGATCGGCACATTGTTCGAGCCTGATTATGAGGCCGTCAACGCGGCAGAGCCTGATCTCATCATCGTGGCAGGCCGTTCAGCCGCCAAATACGGTGAACTTTCGAAAATCGCACCTACGATTGATCTCACCACCAACGCGAAAAACTTTATCGTCGACACTGAAGCCAATGTGGAAAAGCTTGGCCAGATTTTCGGAAAGGAAGCAAAAGCAAAGGCTGAAGTCGAAAAGCTTGATGCTGCGCTTGCTGCCCTGAAGGAAAAGGCTGCCAATAAGGGTACAGGGCTTCTTATCCTCACATCCGGCGGAAAGATCAGCGCCTATGGTCCTGGTTCGCGCTTCGGAGTCCTTCACGAGAGCTTCGGCGTCAAGCCGGCAGCGCCAGACCTTTCCACTGGCAACCATGGCCAGCCTGCCAGTTCGGAATTCATCCTGGAAACCAATCCGGACTGGTTGTTCGTCATTGACCGCGATGCGGCGATTGGTCGGGAAGGCAATTCGGCCAAGCAGGTTCTCGACAACGACCTCGTGCGCCAGACCAATGCCTGGAAGAAGGATCAGGTCGTCTATCTGAACGCTCAGAACTGGTATCTCGTCGGAGGCGGCCTCGGTGCGCTTCACGGCACGGTTGATCAGCTTTCGCAGGCTTTCGACAAGGCAAAGTGA